One window of uncultured Trichococcus sp. genomic DNA carries:
- a CDS encoding DUF3343 domain-containing protein has translation MIDRKHYGIIAFPTSQAAAAAEAVVLDAGRECRLIPMPEQISAGCGLVLQTHLAELNAVRLLLSEHAISNDGCYEVRFENRNKSVEVWHD, from the coding sequence ATGATCGACCGCAAACATTACGGCATCATCGCGTTTCCGACGTCCCAAGCCGCGGCAGCAGCCGAAGCCGTTGTCCTGGATGCCGGGCGGGAATGTCGGCTGATCCCCATGCCGGAGCAGATTTCGGCCGGATGCGGTCTTGTGCTGCAGACGCATCTTGCCGAGCTGAACGCTGTCCGCTTGTTGTTGTCGGAGCATGCCATTTCCAACGATGGCTGCTACGAGGTGCGCTTTGAGAACCGGAACAAATCCGTGGAGGTCTGGCATGACTGA
- a CDS encoding aminotransferase class V-fold PLP-dependent enzyme, translating to MTELYYFDNSATTLKKPAAVAEAVYHAIADGQLGNPARGSHTVSLNALRVTETLRQKTAALFGVPEAANVAFTANATASLNMVLKGLLTPADHIITTVTEHNAVLRPLYQLEEQGAALSFVSVDAFGTLRYPDFERLLRPDTRAVVVNHASNVTGNAVDLEWIGSFCREHDLIFIVDASQSAGVLAIDVMKQHIDILCFTGHKGLYGPQGTGGICLGDRSLAFVPVFTGGSGFHSFDKQYPTAMPTLFEAGTQNVHGLAGLSAGLDYIQQKGLDTISRHLQKLTFLFHEQIQDIPGIILYGSFAENIERAPVVSLNLEGWSSGDLSDALFMDYAIAVRPGAHCAPLIHQAFGTEKTGMVRFSFSSFNTLEEIDYAAKALKNLAEEG from the coding sequence ATGACTGAACTTTATTATTTCGACAACAGCGCAACCACGCTGAAGAAGCCTGCTGCCGTGGCTGAAGCTGTCTACCACGCCATCGCCGATGGTCAGCTGGGCAACCCGGCACGCGGCAGCCATACCGTTTCCCTGAACGCATTGCGGGTGACGGAAACGCTGCGCCAAAAAACGGCCGCCCTGTTCGGTGTGCCGGAGGCGGCAAACGTCGCTTTCACAGCAAACGCGACCGCCTCGCTGAACATGGTGTTGAAGGGCTTGCTGACACCGGCGGACCACATCATCACCACCGTGACGGAGCACAACGCCGTCCTGCGTCCGCTGTACCAACTGGAGGAACAGGGCGCTGCCTTGTCCTTTGTCAGCGTTGATGCATTTGGTACGCTCCGCTATCCCGATTTCGAACGCCTGTTGCGACCCGATACCCGGGCAGTCGTGGTCAACCATGCTTCGAATGTCACCGGCAATGCCGTGGATTTGGAATGGATCGGCAGCTTCTGCCGGGAGCACGACCTGATTTTCATTGTCGACGCTTCCCAGAGCGCAGGCGTCCTCGCCATCGATGTGATGAAGCAGCACATCGATATCCTATGTTTCACCGGCCATAAAGGACTTTACGGCCCGCAAGGAACCGGGGGCATCTGCCTCGGAGACAGATCTTTGGCTTTCGTGCCGGTGTTCACCGGCGGCAGCGGCTTCCATTCTTTCGATAAGCAATACCCGACAGCGATGCCGACCCTTTTCGAGGCCGGCACCCAGAATGTCCACGGCTTGGCGGGCCTTTCCGCCGGTTTGGATTACATCCAGCAAAAAGGCCTGGATACCATCAGCCGGCACCTGCAGAAACTGACTTTCCTCTTCCATGAACAGATCCAGGACATCCCCGGAATCATCCTCTACGGCAGTTTCGCTGAAAACATCGAGCGTGCGCCGGTCGTTTCGCTGAATCTGGAGGGCTGGTCCTCCGGCGACCTCAGCGATGCGCTCTTCATGGATTACGCGATCGCGGTGCGCCCCGGCGCCCATTGCGCACCGCTCATCCATCAAGCTTTCGGAACAGAAAAAACCGGCATGGTCCGCTTCAGCTTCTCCAGCTTCAATACGCTGGAGGAAATCGACTATGCAGCCAAAGCGCTGAAGAACTTGGCGGAAGAAGGATAA